Sequence from the Fulvivirga ligni genome:
TAAGATTCTATTTGGAGGTTTTCACGGAAAAGGCGGGCATGGTCCGAAAGAAAAATGGAAAGAAAGATGGAGAAACATGACTCCCGAGCAAAGAGATAAGCTGAAGCAGAGATTTTCCAGCCGTTGGGCGGATTGCGAAGGACCAAGATGGGGCAAAAAGAGAGAGTTCTCTAACCAGGATTGGTCTGAAGAAAATATTGATAAAAAAGATCAATAAAAGCTGAACAAAAAAAATCAATGGCCGTTATGCTAAGAAACTATGGAAACTATTGACATGTTTAAAGTTTCCTTAGTTTCTTAGCATAAATTTTAAAACCGTTGGATACAAGAGCTAAAATTATAAAAGGTGCAGCTGAGTTGTTTACAAAATACGGGGTGCGTAGTGTTACTATGGATGATATAGCCCGAGAGCTATCCATCTCTAAAAAGACTATTTACCAGTATTTTAAGGACAAAGATGAGATAGTACTGATGGCAGTACAATCTCACGCGGAGAATGAGAAGGAGGATTATAATTACATCTTTAACAGATCTAGAAATCCTATTGAAGAGCTCACCTTAATGACCAGATGCATGCGTGATGACTTCAGAGATATGAATCCATCTTTGATATTTGATTTACAGAAGTATCACCCGCAGGCATGGAAGGTCATTGAAGATTTTAAGAATTCATATATAAAAAATGCCCTGGTCAAAAACTTAAGAGATGGTATACAGCAGGGCTTATATCGTGAGAATATGGATCCGGAAGTGTTGGCCATTATGAGGCTAGAGCAAGTGCAACTGGCCTTTGATAGTCGGCTTTTTCCGCCGGATAAATTTAACCTCGCGGATACCCAATTACAGTTTTTAAGCCATTATGTAAATGGAATAGTAACTGAAAAAGGAAGGGAGTTATACCTGGAATATTTAGATAAATTAGAATTACATCAAACCAAAACGACTTATAATAATGAGATTTAATTTAAGTTTTATACTTGGATTTTTGCTTTTAGCTGGCACCCTCAGAGCACAAGAGGCTGTGCCTAGCACCTTTACACTGCAACAGTGTATAGATTATGCTTTAGAGCATAATCAGGATATATTGAATAAAGCTATAGATAAGGAAATAGCTGAAACTCAAGTGAGAGAAACTTTAAGTGAAGGCTTACCTCAAGTAAGTATAGGGGCTGGAGTTAATTACAATTTTGAAAGACAAAAGTCATTGCTAGACGCAAGTACCTTTGATCCAACTATTCCTGAAGGCCAGGAGGTGGTATTGTCCTTTCAACAAAAGTATGATGGAAATGT
This genomic interval carries:
- a CDS encoding TetR/AcrR family transcriptional regulator; the encoded protein is MDTRAKIIKGAAELFTKYGVRSVTMDDIARELSISKKTIYQYFKDKDEIVLMAVQSHAENEKEDYNYIFNRSRNPIEELTLMTRCMRDDFRDMNPSLIFDLQKYHPQAWKVIEDFKNSYIKNALVKNLRDGIQQGLYRENMDPEVLAIMRLEQVQLAFDSRLFPPDKFNLADTQLQFLSHYVNGIVTEKGRELYLEYLDKLELHQTKTTYNNEI